In Silene latifolia isolate original U9 population chromosome 3, ASM4854445v1, whole genome shotgun sequence, a single window of DNA contains:
- the LOC141649901 gene encoding aspartic proteinase CDR1-like: protein MSRVERFRTSSFSFSLSDIQSQVYSTHDGAYIIELSYGTPPVSQIGIIDTGSDLIWTQCQPCFDCYKQYFPIFNPSESLTYKTQSCDSDACRSLGTKHTSCKENVCNYYYGYGDKSYTSGDIAIETITFKSDNNNSRSLANITFACGHENVGTFPYQSTGLVGLGGGPLSLVSQLGSSIKGKFSYCLIPFFKEGNFTSKISFGTNEQVSGDADGVISTPLIPSSPFTFYYLTLNGVTIGKTTIPFNRNGRTVGNIIIDSGTTVTYLPLDMYSSLSSVLEEAIQGQKVDDKSGNNFKLCYKTSRDGADLNIPYVTAHFDGGDLVLTPINTFVAVADDIACLAIMPSNLSIGAIFGNIAQIDFLVGYDTYGGMVSFMPTDCTNH, encoded by the coding sequence ATGTCTCGAGTCGAGCGATTTAGGACATCATCCTTCTCATTTTCTCTAAGTGACATACAATCCCAAGTCTACTCTACTCATGATGGAGCGTACATTATAGAATTGTCGTATGGCACGCCACCCGTCTCCCAAATTGGTATCATAGATACCGGAAGTGATCTCATATGGACTCAATGTCAACCTTGCTTTGACTGTTACAAGCAATATTTCCCTATTTTTAACCCGTCGGAATCTTTAACCTACAAGACCCAATCTTGTGATTCTGACGCTTGTCGGTCCTTAGGAACAAAACATACCTCTTGTAAGGAAAACGTTTGTAATTACTATTATGGCTATGGTGATAAATCCTACACGTCCGGGGACATTGCCATTGAAACCATAACGTTtaagtcggataataataatagtcGGTCCTTGGCTAATATTACCTTTGCTTGTGGTCATGAAAATGTCGGAACTTTTCCATATCAGTCCACAGGTTTAGTAGGTCTCGGTGGTGGACCGTTGTCTTTGGTTTCTCAACTTGGCTCATCGATTAAGGGTAAATTCTCATATTGCTTAATCCCTTTTTTTAAGGAAGGTAATTTTACGAGCAAAATTAGTTTCGGAACAAATGAGCAAGTTTCGGGTGATGCCGATGGTGTTATCTCAACCCCGTTAATACCAAGTAGCCCgtttacattttattatttaactTTAAATGGGGTTACTATCGGAAAAACGACAATACCCTTTAATCGGAATGGTAGAACGGTCGGTAACATAATAATTGACTCGGGAACTACCGTGACGTATTTACCTTTGGATATGTACTCGAGTCTAAGCTCGGTCTTGGAGGAGGCTATACAAGGGCAAAAGGTAGACGATAAAAGTGGAAATAATTTTAAATTGTGCTACAAAACCAGTAGGGATGGTGCTGATCTAAATATTCCTTACGTCACGGCCCATTTCGACGGCGGAGATTTGGTGTTGACGCCAATTAATACATTTGTAGCCGTTGCCGATGATATCGCGTGTCTTGCTATTATGCCATCAAATCTTAGTATAGGTGCAATTTTTGGTAACATTGCTCAAATTGACTTCTTGGTTGGGTATGATACTTATGGTGGCATGGTGTCATTTATGCCCACTGATTGTACTAACCACTAA